ATCGAGAAGGGCAAGAAGCTGGAGCTGACGGACCTGAAGGCAGATAAAGTCGTCATGCTCCAGAGAAAGTAAGATGACAGTTTTCCGGTCTATGCCCTGTACCGTCCTAGTTCCATGCCTTTCATCTTATATGCTACTTAGCGGACACGTTTGTCAAAAGTTGCTCATGGTAGTGAAAACATTTTTTGGATGGGTGACCCCAGCGGGAATCGAACTTGCAATCTTGGTATTGCAAGCcccatgctttaccaactgagccacacaggatggTATATTGTCTGTTTGTATTATCTGCTGTAAAGAGTTTATTTAGTCGCAATGCACATTTCTGTGAAAACAGATAAAACGTTATCTTAATACTTAAAGATATTGCTTTAGAGAGATTGCTGCTCCTCAAATGGGATCTTTTGATAAAGCTTGACGTAACAAAGACTATCTCCGTCAACGTTGTTATTTTATCACCTGTTAACTTTATCAAAAGATGACATTTGGGAGCAGCAAAACTTTGAGCCACATTCCCTTTTTCCATGTATTGGATCTTGTTCTTGGATGTGCGTAAAACCCTCTCCTTTCATAAGAACAGTTATACCCTCAGACCTCCAATTAtgaactgtttgtttgttttgaggAACTGTATTCTTGttgtacttttaaaaaaaaatcgacATACTGTAGCTTGCTGTCGTCACCTTTCAGTtggaagtattttttttaaaggcccaatgcagctgtttttatctctctttctgggtaacaattaagtaccttgctGTAATAGTTTCCCATTAAAACTGACAAATAGCTTTTTAACAAACTATTTCtcagcaagaattttgctaggactgtctgggaggggTTTAAGTGGGAGGGGAAAACTTAAAACTAGCTATAGTTATTGGCAGAGCTGTTCGGAACTatgtctattaaccaatttaccggtctattattggtctattaaccaagcCGAAACTCCCTCCCATGTAAACAGGCTGAtaagaaggtcctgtgtagattatATTTTCAACCAGAAagtatcaggaaataacactgatcaaaaTTGTttacacttttacagtgttagtttcatcagctgttgtacaatgtgatacaaaacacagTAAAAACAGAATTTTTGACTGAACTGGGCCTTTTTTAAAGGTGTTGGCCCTGCCAAGGCCTTTGGCAGTACCCTTGCTTTGAATCATGCAGTGTTATAGCTAGAAGCCTATTTGCATTCTGGGAAAGTTGCACAAAACCTCCACTGGCAGTGGCACGGCACAGAATGTACCACAGAGGGGCAATTTAACACTCATTGAACACTTGAAAGACCTCTGTATAAAATCCACCATAGAAATCGGTGGTTACAGAATGAATGTCACATCAAGATTCGGACTGCATGTGACTAGTGATCAGATGATGCCATTGAGTTTTGCATTTCCCCCTCTCTACCATATATTGTCAATACAAGATAATCAAGCAACCCAAAACCGTTGTGTTCCACATTATTGTACGTGTGTATGTTCTGTGAGACCAGTTACTCGTCAACGTTTAGATATATTTGAATTCCTTGTCTATGCATGACAATATCTAAGGTAAACCAAACTCTTGAGTGCTCCACACAAATGTTTCATTGTTAGGACCAGGTGCTTTCCTGATCATGTGGTTAGCTATACTTCTGTGTATGTTGCATGAGAGTAGTCCCAGTAGCTTGACTGTGCTCCCTGCACTGCTGCTCTCTGAACCAGTTTCCCCATTCTAGTCACGGCCACAGGAAGTGGTAGTCTGGGTCGCGGTGGCCGTGACGGTGCTGGTAGCTGATCTTTTGATAAGAGCTGTCATCTCTGCCAGGACCTCAATCAGGCCATACCCACACAAAGTACAGTGACTGGCTGGCCATTGGTCAACATGCAGCGAGTGCTCTTGGACGCAGTCCCAAACTAGTATCACCACAGCTCTTGTAGAAAAGGGTGATTTAACATATGGTGGTAGACACAATCAACCAATCAGAAGATTTTGTCCAAACGTGTTTTTATGTGGACTGAGAAGTAGGTGTGACTTACCGCAGTGTAGTACCTCTGTTTATGAATCTAGGTGCTTGGGGTGGTGACTTTTCAGCGTTAGTAACTATGTTTAGATTCAAACAATGTCTCTTTTCTCATTATATCTCTAACGTCTCATCTCTGCCCTCTAGGTACTACAAGCTGTCTGTGGTCCTGCTGTGTTTCCTGGTGCCCATGTGGGTACCCTGGTTCCTGTGGGATGAGTCCCTGTGGGTGGGCTACTTCATCCCGTGCCTCATGAGGTACGCTCTGGTGCTGAACGCTACCTGGCTGGTCAACTCTGCCGCTCACATGTGGGGCAACCGACCCTACGACCGCAACATCAACCCCAGTGAGAACCGTTTCGTGGCCTTCAGCGCCATCGGTAAGCCTGGATCATCTTTCTCTTTAAAGGGAGTGAGGGGAGATCCACTCTCCAGAGTTGGGATCAATtcacaattccatttaaattccaacACAATTTTATATGAATTATCACTCAATATAAACATTTAGGCTTGCTTAGATTGATCTTTTTGCACAGGGAGCAGTGGCTTGTATTTCGCAACCAACCCCGGCACTATAAAGTGTTCTTCATAGCGTAAGAAAGGCTCGGACCGTAGAGATGTATGTATAATAATTTAATGCAGGTTTCACAATTGGcaaatctgaaatggcaccctattccctatatagtgcactacttttgggtgGAGcaatacttttggccagagccttgCACTCTATAAGGAGTATAGACACAGCCAATGACCATTTAAATAATTTTGGTGACCCCACTGCAATTCACACCTGACTCTGAATACTACTGTAGCCTCTTGTCTGTAGGAGCTGCCTGTTTGTCAGCTATGAAAATCATGCTTTAGTTGAATTGCTTAAAACAAGTGGGAATTGTAAGATACTTACAGCTCTGGATTTAGAGGGCTGCTGTAGTTGGTGCATGTTTTTGAGTCATCTAATGCTGGTTCTTCAAGTTGGAGACTATAATTAACTTTGTTGAATCATGTGTTTGAGTACTAGCCTCCCACCAAGACTGAAGTTACCCAGCCCTGTTGTGGAACTTCTCAGTCTCCAAGTGCTTTAGTTTACATATCACCTGTACTCTTATCAAATCATGTTTTATTGGGGGGAAAGTAACTCTCATAGATGCACAACTATAGCACATCAGCCTGTTGGtctttttaacatttttatggAAAAAAATGCCCTGGTCTCGTGTCCTTCCTTTCAGGTGAGGGCTTCCACAACTACCACCACACCTTTCCCTTCGACTACGCCACCAGTGAGTTCGGCGTGAAGTTGAACATCACCACCGCCTTCATAGACCTCATGTGCTTCCTGGGCCTGGCCAAGGACTGCAAGAGGGTGTCCCGCGACCTCATCTCGACCCGCGCCCAGAGAACCGGTGACGGCAGCCACAAGACTGGCTGAGTAATGTTGTCTCAACAGCCTCAAACTGTTACGGACTTGATAAGACCGATACGAGATATGTTAAAACGGGCCAAACCAACGAAAGATAGTAGCTGTAGTAAATTGCagcgatgatgatgatggagtTAGTAGTGCTGCACATAGTAGTGATCAGACCATGGTTCATTGATGTTTCATTTCTGTATTATTAGTTAAAAACCTATTCCTGAGTTCCTCAGACTAATATTGGCTTTAAAACGGTCCTAGACCTTTCAGTAAATTGTGTATTTTTTTATGTTGTGTTTTTTAAATGAATGCTATGTGAGGTGACTATTAGCCAAAGCGAGCTTATAGAGTGGCAAGGCTGGGCATATTGGCACAGACACTGGAAGAGTCTTGATTAGAGAGTCTTGTTATCTGTGGAATagcctgaagtgtgtgtgtgtggcggagcTAGATGGTGTAATGTGTGAAACATTACACCAACCAAACTACCTGCCTGTGCCATCTGTGCACCAACAATGAAGATGGAAGAACATTAACCTCTAATTTATTCATGTGCTATTATTAATTAACCCTCTGTGGCACTTTTGAAATTGTTAAGTGAAAAAAAAATAAGGGGTTTCTTGACATGAAGGTGAAGCAGGCAAGTTTTGTTTTGATCACGTTTCGTTCAATTCAGACAAAAAATAATCTCTTTGATATGTCAGGACCGATCTCTCAATCAGTCGCGCTTTGCTGACGTTCATTTCATAAGACTGGAGTAGTCTTAAGTCCTGAGAGAAGTCCAGCTTTTGTCAAGTTCAAAATGTAAATTTATtgatattttatttgttttatcaAGGCACCCACCTTCAGTCTGATTTTACCGTAAGCTGCTGTTGAAACAGCCCTACCTACTTCATAGTCAAAGTACTGTTTTAGCTGTCATTATATACCAGATCCTATTCCATATAGGCTGGCATAGAAGTTCACTTCTGCTGCGGCATTACACATGAAAGCACCAGTGGTCTCCTCCTGTCCAAGTTGCTCTTAACAGGAGTCTTTCCTCCTTGTAGAAGAGGATGAAGGAAGTTCTCCAagtttcaaatggcaccctattcactatatagtgcactagttttgaccagggcccaatgtGGGCTCTGGTCATaggtggtgcactatatagggtgtcatttgggacgtaaaTAAGGTCTCGGGGTCATTTGTGTATAATACGATTTATACCTCTGGTGTGGGTGAAGATGCCTGTGACTTCAGTTAGTGTTTTTTCCCATCCTGCTTCACGGAGACACCTCTGCACTGAAATGTAGTGAAATGACATACTGATCAGTCTTTATTATACAAAGAAATActtgtttgtatttattttttactcttaCTGCAGTTGAAATACGAATATGGGACTTCTGTCTCACTTCTCCAATAGGACAATGTGAAAAAAAGAGGTTATGAGAGCATTTGCGTACCTCTCGATATCTTAAAGAAAAATATTTTGTCAGGACTCGCCCAAGATGCCTTATGGAAGTAATGTTATGTACTTTGCTTGTAGACATGGACATGTCTAGAAAAATATGGATGCAACATAGGGGAGGGAAAGAAAGCGCCAACAATTGATGTCCAACCAAATGAACACTCTAGGAGTGATCGTGAAAAACTATAGGAATTCCACTTTCTAGGAATGAGAGATTTGCTTTGGTACCGGGGTTGTTATTTAATGACtgtcttaaaaaatatatttatacttGAAAGAATATCCCAAGATGCAAAAGTACGTGTGTATGTATGAGAGAATATCCCAAGATGTACCGTATGTGTGTCTTATGTATGAGAGAGAGCTAGAGTAACTGATAGCACTTATTTAAATTGGAAGTGAAAGGAAAGACCAAATGGTTTGCATCTAGGGATATTCTTTCAAGTATCAGAAGATTCTGATGAGGAATTAGGAATCAATTTTTGCATAATATTTCAACGAATGTTTTGGCTCTGAAGAAACAAGATTCCAGATTAGTTATGAACTCATCAAATTGTAATAATATTTGTCGCACTTTGGTCTACTTTTTTCAGTGCAATTATTTTGTACAGTGTTAACTTCTTGAAGTCTGAATGCCTTAAAAAAAACTGCCGCATTTATTTTCAAGGAATGTTTTACCCACTGTATGTACCGTAAATAAACCAAATTTTCTACATGTTGGAAAGTATGTTCTGCTGTCAGTTTTGTTGTAATTCTGTAATCTCTCTGTTCCTAATTGAATAAAAGACATGTCGTTGTCTTAGCATTTACTGGTCCCATCCCAGCTGCATTGTCTCAGTAATTGTTCTGCAAAGTGCCCACCGTAGatcttttttttattattaaaaaagAATTGCAATGGGAAATGTTGTGCAACAAAATCCAGTGTTTCTTATTTGTACAATTCCGGTTAGTCCCTCCCACTTCCGCacatttggttcctagtgaatacacccctgatgaaGGTGTGCTGTGTATGCAGCATAATACTGTGTTACTCTCAACACTGCCTAAAGTGATTATAAATTAAACTCCAGCTATCATAGAAGACCATTCTCTGACTGGCCTCGGGCGATGGGTGGATGCTGTTTAACTATTCTGTGACCTATTCTCACAATCTTTCTTCCCCTTACTGAATCATGGTATTTTAGACTAGAATTTAATTTAAACTTTATACTATCAACATGCAACACCAAGTACAGAAATTACATAACACTTGTATAGCTCCTTTGAATGTGGTATTTACCTATCACATTGCTTATTCAAAACCTTAACCTGACCGCAGGCCTCTGAAACTAAAGGTTTGGTGTATTTAGTTGGTGTGCCTGCTGACAGACAACATGCATACCAGTCGGTAAGTGTTTTTCATAACGACTTGAAGTTCTTGTTTGCTGACAGATGTCATCACTTCCTTAAACAGTCGTTTCAAGATTGTGTGTTGGTCCCCTGGGCTCCCTAGACTGTCATTCAGGTTGAATGCAATTTGctttcactcactctccctctccagctAACCCGCTCTCCCTTtcacacacatcctctgtctctctctcagatcgctctctctccacccctatctctctctggaCATGATGTGCTTGCTTCCTGTTTCTTCACATTCCTCTAGTTCCTCAGCCAACTGCTGATCAGTCCCATATTGTGCTGGACGTGCATGACTCACTCACCTATTGAAGCTATCTCACAACGTCAGGCCGTGGGCGCCTGCTATGCATGTCCTTTCTCCGGCCAACACTGAGCAGCAACAAGACACTGCTTCACCTTTTAATCTGATCCGTTTTATCTGATCGTCGTCTTCTGTGTGTGCCAGAGTCTTGGTTTATCTATGGTATAGTGCTTCAGCCTCTGCTAAATGGGTTAATTTTGGTGCATTGACTGATCGTGAGTTGAATGAACCGTTCTGATAAAGCATGGACGCAGACGGCTAAAATACCGGTTTCAGTTTGGCAGTCGGCCAATTTCTCTTCAAAAACGAACATATCTGCACCCCCTACTGGAGAATATATTAGTGAACCACTGAAAATGATCTCTCTTCTCAGATCTAAATAAGTCCAACTAAATAGACAGGCTAATTAttttagcctgggtaccagtctgttcagctaacattccactccttgtgctATTCCTGAATGGCCAGTTTGAGCCTGGACAGTGAAGAGTTGGCCTATGCAAACATGGTCAGAGTCTagtccagacctgggttcaaatactatttaaaatctttcaaatactttgagcgtttgctttagtctgcctggagtgccagaatTTGTACTTTTGAGACTGCTATTGGTTTCATTgcaacaggcaagctcaatcaagtacAGCTAAAGTATTTCAAATATTTTAAATAGAGTTTGATCCCAGGTCTGCTTCAGTCCAGTTGCAGTGGGTGTCcctaccacagcaccacagtctgTCTGTGAGCTTGCCTCCTTGCCCAGTGGTCTGCTGTCAGACTCAGCCCAGCTCCCAGTGacatcacccctctctccattGGCTGCCTGGTGTCAGACCAtccactgctctgctctgtgtgtaACACTTGTGTGGTCATCAGGCTGACAGTTTTAGCCTTGCACTGTCAAACTCTGATCTGCTTTGCTGGACAATACTAGGtctaggctacagtagcctactggTAGAATATTAGCCTAAAAAATAGGATGGCaaacttttttattttacatatttttttcttaactaaACAGGGTGTCTTGCCTACTGCTGGAATATTAGAAAAAAAGTTATAATTGCTAACTGTTTCCTTCAATTGTAGTATGGCAGAATAAAACCACAGCAAAGCTTCTGAGGAACTTCTAAGTCAGGTTCTTTATTTTTCTCTTatcttgatgcctagtcactttaccctgccttcatgtacatatctacctcaaatacctcgtaccTCTGATCTGGTAGTGGTACTCCCTCTATATAGCTTGATTATTGTATATTTTATTTGATTCCAATTGTTTTGCTATTTTATTTgcatttttaaactgcattgttgggaagggctcataAGCAAGCATATCCCGATAAAGtttacaccagttgtatttggtgtatgtgacaaatcaaatttgattagattttccatTTAGTCACTCAAGTGTAGGTTATATAAATAGATTATTACGAGGGGACTATATTGAAGTGATTTGTTGGACCATTTGATGGGTGTGATGTGTTGGACTGCTCATCACACACTGGGAAACTGTTGGGGGTGATAATGAGGGCGTGGTCACAAATAAAATCAATcgctttagatttttttttgtcctCAAAAAATGCATTCAAATGGAATGTAGGCATTAATAAtttcacaaaatgctt
This window of the Oncorhynchus clarkii lewisi isolate Uvic-CL-2024 chromosome 1, UVic_Ocla_1.0, whole genome shotgun sequence genome carries:
- the LOC139413072 gene encoding acyl-CoA desaturase-like → MTETTNPSKQQNGDAVMPETSTRDDVFDDSYKAKEGPKPPMRLVWRNIILMFLLHVGALYGLMLVPSASALTLAWTALCFLLSALGITAGAHRLWSHKSYKASTPLRVFLALANSMAFQNDIYEWARDHRVHHKYSETDADPHNAVRGFFFAHIGWLLVRKHPDVIEKGKKLELTDLKADKVVMLQRKYYKLSVVLLCFLVPMWVPWFLWDESLWVGYFIPCLMRYALVLNATWLVNSAAHMWGNRPYDRNINPSENRFVAFSAIGEGFHNYHHTFPFDYATSEFGVKLNITTAFIDLMCFLGLAKDCKRVSRDLISTRAQRTGDGSHKTG